A segment of the Bacteroidales bacterium genome:
ATCTGCGTTCAAAAAAAATTCCGAAAGTTTTCCATTATCAGCAATTCTGCCTTTAAAAAATATTTTATTTTCCAGATTGTTATGCTTAACCATTTCCGAGAGCGATTGCAGTAATTCTCCATCACCCACTATATTGCATATAAAATTCGGATTATGATTTTTATTTAAATATTTAAAAGCATTAATTAATATATCAATACCTTTTACGTGCGATAAACGTCCGACATAAAGAAATGAAGTAGTTTGTTTTTCTTTGTTTTCGGAATGTTCAATGTTTTCAGGTACTTCAATTTCGTGGAATGTTGGCAGAAACAGACAATCTTTTTTTGAAATTTCTTTAATAATCTCACATAATTCATAACCATCAGCAAAAACAGCTTTTGAATTATTAATAATGAATTTTAATATCATTCGGGTAAAAATATTATTTTTATACTTATACACATCGGAGCCAAGTGACCACAATATATATGGTGTTCTCGCAAAAAAAATATTTTTTATAAAAACATAAAATCCCGAAGGAATAATCCAATGACAAATAAAAATATCAATATTTTTTTCTTTTGTTAATTTCCTGCAATATTTAATTCCATTGAACAGCAATGAAAATGTTGAAATAATGTTTTTATATTTTCTTAGTGAAATTTCTGCCAATACATTTTTCTCGGTCATTTTCCACGGAAACCATATTACTTCAACATTGGAAAACAAATTTTCTTTTTCACCCTTTTTATCCTGAGTTAGAATAGTAACCGTGTGTGTGTTTTCAAGCAGAATTTTAATTAAATCCTCAATGTAATGATGATATATCTCTTTGCGGTTAATCGGGAATGAACTGGTTGCAATACAAATGTTCATTAGAAATAAAAAATAGGTATTATTAAATAATTAATCTGAAAGCAAAATATTAAAAATTCGCATAATCATCCATTAATAATTTCGTGAACAGATTTAAAAACCACATCAATTACCTTTGATACATCAGAATCAGAAAGATTCATATGAACAGGCAAGCTTATTTCTCTTGAATATGCTTCGTATGAAACCGGAAAATCATTAATCGAATATCCATTATTTTTAAATACTGTAAGCATTGGTAATGGCTGAAAATGAACATTTACAGAAACACCCTTATTAAAAATGGATTCAATAATACTATCACGCATATTTTCGGTTATATTTAAAATTCTCAATAGATAAAGATGATAAGACGATTCAATAAAATAATTTTTATATATTGGTATCTCAAACCGAGGAAATAAACTCAATGCATCGGAATATTGCTTAAAGATAAATTGTCTTCGTTCAATTATATATTTATATTTTTTTAATTGAACCAGCCCAATTGATGCATGAACATCAGTCATGTTAGCTTTATATCCGTTGAATAAAACATCATATTTCCATCCTGACGTTTTTTTTCTGGATAATGCATCCTTGTTTTGTCCATGAAGTATAAGTATTGTAAAAAAATCACAAATAGCTTTATTATCAAAAGTTTCGGGAAGATTAAAGGTAATGGCACCACCTTCTGATGTTGTTAGATTTTTAACTGCGTGAAATGAAAAAACGGTAACATCTGAAAGTGCACCTGAAATAATTCCCTTATACTTGGCGCCAAAAGAATGTGCAGCATCACTTAATATAAGTATTCTTCCAAGTTGCTTTTGAATTTCGGTACTACCTTTAAATAATATTTTTTTTTGATTTACCACATTATAAATTTCATCATAATCACATGGCAATCCTCCAATATCAACGGGAATAATTACCTTAGTCCTCGATGTAATTGCATCAGCTATTTTTTCTGCATTTATATTAAAATCTTCTTTATTAATATCCACCATCACAGGTTTCGCGCCACAATGAACCACAGCATTAGCAGTTGCACAATATGTATATGCAGGAATAATTACTTCATCTCCTGCGGTAACTCCAAACCATTTTAAAACAAGCTCCAGGCCAATTGTAGCTGAGTTAACACAAACAGTTGATTTGCATCCACAATAATCCGTAATCTCTTTTTCGAATAATTTTGTTTTAGGACCGGTAGTTATCCAGCCGGATTTCAACGTATCCACAACTTCATTGATTATGTCGTCATCGATATAAGGTGGAGAAAAAGGAATCATAATTTATTTTTAAAATCTTTGATTTGATTAACTTATTATTTTTATCTGATACAACGTGGCACAAAAATAATGTTTAATTACCACAAAACAAATTCTCGTATAACATCAAATAATTTCATAAAAAGATTTAAAAATAATTTTTATGTTGTAAAAAAAAAATTAAAGTCCAAATAGTGTCTTTAGGTGAAGTGATAACCGGATAATAAACTTTAGTTTAAATAACCAATTACTTTTCTATTTTAATTGATTTACTAAATAAATCAAGCATTACATCGTCATCAGAAGAATCTGAAACAGCAAAATTATAAAGATAATTTTCTTTCGGGTATTTATTAAGCAAATACTTTTTTTTGTTTTCTCCATCCATAAATATAAATTCATTTGTTTTATTATTCAGTTCACTTGCTAAATATTCCCAATTAAAGTATTTGGCAATATTTACAACATAATCTGATGGAGAATTCGTACATATAACACAAATAGTATTTTCATCTATATTGTTTTTAATAAGTGTAAAAACTTCTTGATTAATTTTTAAAAGTACATTTTCCGTTAGTTTTAAAATTTTTATATTATAATTCTTGTATTTCCTACAACAATAAACCAAATTAACAAAAAAAACACTCTTATTAATTACATTTAATTTTCTTAATAACCCAAAGAATGATAAACATAAAAATATTTTAAAATTACTTTTAAAAAGAAACATTAAATAGTATTCTTTAAAAGAATTTGTTTTCAATAATGTATCGTCTAAATCAATAGCATTAATTTTTTTCATATTTTAAAAATAAACTAACCCATCCTAATGGGTCGTTAAAAAATGAGACATCTGGTTTATTTGAATTGAAGTGGAGTATAAATTTAAAAACAGGAGCCAATTTCAAGTTTATGATATAATGAAAAAAAGAAAAATATATTAAAGGAGAAAAATAAGTACGAATCATTTTTTTGTGAGGTGGCAAATCAATTTTTCCTAATAATGGCTCAAAATAGTTAATGTTATTTACCAAACCTTGATTAATACCACCCCAAATTCTGGGATTTGATTCAATTAAATAAATTTGATTATCGTCACTTAATTTAAATTCAAACATAAAAAAACCAGACCACGATGTGTATTTTAGTAACTTTTCAGAAACTTCTTTTATTTCATCATTATAAAAAGATTCTCTGAATACACTTCCGCCCCCTGTAATGGGATATTCAATTATTCTTTTATGTCCATATCCCATTTGGATATTCCCTTCTTTCGAAAAACCTGAGTACCCAACACCATTTCCTTTAATATATTGTTGAATTACATAGTCATCAGAATTTTCAATTTCACTTAAAACTTTTTCCCTGTGAGCTTCATTAAGTATATATTTTACTCCTTTTGAAGAGCTTAATTTTTTGGGTTTTATTATAAAAGGAATTTTTGCTTCATGTATATTATTAAATTTTTCAGGTTGTTGTATTTGCAATTTTTCTGCTATTAAATATAGTTTTGACTTATCATTTAATAAATCAAAGGACTCGAATGAACCATAAAAATTAAAATATGGTTTGCCATTAAAATTTTTCAGTATAATTTCTAAATTATTGTTATTTGTTGGTAAAAATAAATCAATTTTGTTTTTTTCAATAATTTCAATTATTTCGTCAATATAATTATTTTTATTTATTACATAATGATGGTCAACATATTTCGTATGAAAGAATTTTGATTTTTTTCTATAATCAAAGCTATATATTAATGAATTATAATTTTTTTTAATAAATCTAGCTATAATAATTGATTTACAACTTGTAATATCGCTAATTAAAATTTTCATAGTTCACTAATTAAGAAAAAATATTAAAATAAAATAATTATTTTATTTTTATTTATACAACCGCTCATTATCCTGAATGTCCATCCACATCGCAAACAACAAAAACTGAATACCGGTGATAAATAAAAAAACAAAAGCTAATATTGGAAGATTAGATATGTCATAACCAAATAAAACCGCCTTAAAAATTTTCAACATATATGGTATGCATATTAAAAACAATATTAAGCCAAGATGATATAATATAAATAAAGGATGAAAATCGCGAAAAAGATATTTTATCCACAATCTTTTAAAAAATGATATAAAAAGCAACCATGAAATCCGTGGAATTACTTTAATTAATTTCATTTTTGATTTCTCACCTATGTTGTAAACAGGTTTTATTTCGACTTCCTTTAAAGTACAAAAAGCTATATTTAATTTTACCATGATATCATTAGGCCAGCCATAACTCCTGTATATTTCATTTAAACGAATTGATTCAAGTGCCTTCAATCCCATTGCCGTATAACCGGTTTGAGTGTCGGAAACCCGCCAATAACCCGAAGCAATCTTAGTAAATATGGAAAGAATGGAATTCCCAATATACCTTGACTTAGGCATAATAAGCCATGCACTTCGGTGAATAAGCCGATTCCCTTTAACATAATCAATATTTTCTTCTATAACTGGTTTGCAAATATCAATAAGTTCATTGGGGTCCATTTGTCCATCGCCATCCATAACGGCAGTACAATCAATTCTATTTTCCAGTGCCCATAAATATCCTCTGGCAATAGCTTTTCCATTACCTTGATTTTTTTTATAATTAATAAGAATAATCCTGCTATCTAAATTTTTAAATATCACTTCTGATTCGGGAAATAAATTTTTTGCATCTAAAATCTTTTCCTGCTGTAATATTTCCGCCCTATTATATTTATTTTCTTTTTTTAATTCTCTACTTTTTAATTCACATTCAGGGTTTTCTTTTTTATCAAAATAACTTTTTACAACATCGGCAGTATTATCTTTCGAACAATCATTAACAACAATTATCCTGTCAACAAAATCAGGCATGGTTTCTATCACCATACTTATTTGCTTTTCCTCATTATAGGCGGGAACTATTACTGCTATGGTTTTATTGTTGAGCATTCTTTTTTATTTAAATATATAATGTATAAATTATAGAATAAAAATATTGATAAAAGATAAACAATAAATTCCGTGTAAAAAGTGTACCTGTAATACAAAGCTGCATGCAATGCAAGCACAATTAAATTTAATTCTCTTATAAAGAAAAGAAAAATAATTAAAATATTTAATTCAACATTCTTTTTCTTAATTATTTGTATAATTGAAAAAATAAAACTTGTAATAAATAACAAAATCCAAAACTTCATAGCAAACACCTGCACATATATTCTATGAAACAAGTTCACAGCTCCCAGCCATTTATTCCACCAAAATCCAAAACCCTTTTCGCTTTCAAGATTGTAAGCGCATTTTGTATATCTGAAAAAGAATGGCTCATGTTTTATTAAAAAATTTTCCTTATATTCATTTAAAGTAAATTTATTAAAATCATCAGCACGTTTGTAATCCTCCGGTATTAAATAAAAATACAACCTTGAATATCCTATTGTGTCAGTGCAGTTATTAAAGCCCCATATATAAAAGTATCTTTTAATTGGTTCATAGTAGTAAAATAATCTTTTACCTGAATCAGCATTGTTAAATTTTTTAAATCTGTAAACAATATTGTTTTCTTTTTTATTTAAAGAGCGTGTTTTGTCTTCAGTCGCTTGTTGTTTTATTCCTTCTAATTGAATTGGGTTAAGTTTATAAATAGGATAACCTAACTCTTTATATAAATTAATGCGTACACCCGCTTTTAATGACTTAATCTCATAAGCACTACCGGGTATAAACAAAGTTTTGTAAACAAACAGATTAACAGAAGACCACGTAATACAAAGAATAATAAGGGAAACAAATACACTTTTTGTAATTTTCTTGTACGACTTATCAATAAAATAAAGAATTATAAAAAAGACCGGAATAATAAAAGTATAAATACCTTCAGAACGAGCAAATAAACCGAGAATTATAAATATTGAAATCAATATGCCATTTGTAATTGTTTTTTTTGAAAGAGAAATTACAAGTAAAACTGTTAAAACAAAATAAATAGTTCGGCTTATCGATTCCGTCATCATTTTTGTTTCAAATGTTAAACTATTCGGGTCAGATATTAATATTAAAATTAAAAAGATAAAAAAGAATTTGAATTTATTAAAATGCTTTTCAATTAACCGTATTGATAATAAAGAGACAAAAAGAAATAATAAACTTTGAAGTACCATTACTAAAAATATACTTCTTTTTATGCAAAAAACCAAATAGCAAAAGAAAGAGAATGCACCGGGCAAAACATCAAATCTGGGTAATTGACCATAATAGAGTTGCTTTGCCATAAAAAAGTATGCCGGAAAATCTTCATTTAAATCCGGTAATGGAAACAGCACATAAAATGGAATTCTTGTGAATAGAAATACACAAATAACTAAAAAGTAAGGAAAATATTTAATTGTTTTTTTTCCAATATAATGATTCATTTTTCCTTAATATTTAAAAATTTATAACAAAACTAAACAAAATAACCAATAAAAAAACAGCAACTAAATTTCAATTGTTTGAAAAGTTATCTTATATACTCATGGGCATCTCTAATAAACCCGTATATCAAGGCAAACAAGAAATTCAAACTTGAGTTGACTATTTGTTAATAAGAATTTGAATTTTGAAGTCCGATGAAAAGGGGCTGGTTTTTAAAGATAATCTTATTGGATATCTACAATAGTTCTTGCCCATTTATTATAATTAATCAGCCCTCCGAAAAAAAGAATAAATAAAAAAGCATACGCAATATACACATTATTTCCGATATGAACAGGTGTTCCAAGAATGCACCATCTGAATGCTTCAACAAAAAATGTAAAAGGATTCATAAAATATAGAATCTGCCATTTCGGCGGTATTCTCATTATAAGCTCACTTGATGAATAAATAACAGGTGAAAAATACAAAAGAAAAGAAACCAAATAAGAAACCAAGTTAGATATATCCCTGTATTTTATTGAAGGACCTGCAAACCACAATCCCATGCTCCATCCGCAGAAAATAGTTACTATGATTACTAAGGGCAGAAAAATCATATTAATTGAAATACTTATTTTATAAAACCACAGGAAAAAAAACATTATTACAAAAGACACAAAAAAATCAACTAACCCCGACATGGTACCAGATATAACAGGAATCAACCTTGGAATATACACTTTCGACATGAGTGAAGATTCCTGCTTCAATCCGTTTGCAGACGCATTAACGCTCCGGTTGAAAACCGTCCAGATAAGAAATCCTAAATAAGTAAAAAGAAAATATGGAACATTATCCGAAGAAAGATTTCCTAACTTTTGAAATAAAAAACTGAATATTATTGTGCTAATAATAGGACTAAATATAATCCACAACGGACCAAATGCTGTTTGCTTATATTTTCCTTTCAAATCGCGGACAAATAACATATAAGTCAGATAGCCGTTGTCAAGCAATTCTCTTATATTTATAATTTTAAGAGTTTTGGTTCTTTCAATCACATGATATTCCTGTCCCTTTTCGAGCATAAATAATTTGAATTAAAAAAAAGCAAAGATACAAAAAAACGAAGGATTTAAAATAGTTTGTCCAACTTCGTTAAAACAATTCTGTGCAAAACATTTCAAATTAATGTAGATTCACCGTGTATTGTAAATCTAAAAAAAAATAGCTTACTTTGTACTGCATTAAAAGAAAATTATAAATACCGAAGCGGTAACGATGTATTTGTACAAACTAATATTCTGTCTGTTAAACCAAAAACCAATTATAAATAGATTGTTAGGTAATGTCCTAAATAGAGAAAACCATGAATAGCAGTAGTCGTAATTGGATTAATAGCATTAACTGGCAAATTGACTTTTATAGAAATACTAATCCTAAACCCCGAACTGATCCGGAATTTCCTTGGACATTAGTAGATGATAAAATCAAGCGCGTTCAAATCTTTCGCGATATGACCAAGCAGACTTTACTTATGCTTAGATGTCAGCAGCGTACTCAACCACAAGAATGGCTGAACAGCAATTATGCAGAAAGATTATGGGAATCCAGATCTTTACTTAAAGACGATTTAAGTAAACTTCTTTGTGATGAAACTATTGTCCTCCGCTTAACCGGGCATCAACGATTCTACTTTCCCCGTATTGATTTCAACGATTTTTTTGATATCATAGATGAAAAACCATTTCACAATTCCAACCTCCCTGATGACTACGTTGGCATGGCGTTAAGGATTTTTGAAATACAATTGAAAGAACATCCGAATATAGCACCAATAAAAGTGGTTACATGTAAAGAAAATTTAACTTTGCTCAACAGTTATCGCCAATATTTTGTAAAACGAAATTCCATTGATATATCCCCGACACAAGGAGATGTTGTTCTTGACTGTGGATCCTGTATCGGAGATATATCTTTACTATTCGCCGGACTTGTTGCCATGCATGGCGAAGTTCACATGTTCGACCCAATACCGCTTCACGCACGCTATTGCCAACTTCAATCTTCACTAAATCCATTGCTGGCTCATGTGCTTCACATCAACGAACTATCGGTTAGTAATCGTACGTTTGTTACGAATGGAGACAAGAAAGATTCGGATAAAATTGCTCCTGGCGGTTTAGCCATCAACTCTTTTGCCAGTATAAGCATAGATGACTATGCAAACCGCAATCTTAATCGTGTTGATTTCATTAAAATGGACATTGAGGGGGCTGAAATGGATGCAATTGAAGGAGCAGCTAAAGTCATTAAAGAATTTAAGCCCCGGCTCGCAATCTCTGCTTATCACAAAACCGACGATTTATGGGAAATACCAATCAAGCTTAAATCTCTAAACCCAAGTTACGAATTGTATTTCGGACATCACAGTCCAGTTAGTTGGGAAAGTGTATTCTATGCTGTTAATCATTAACTTTGTTCATTAATCAAACTAAAATCATTAAATTGAAATTAATATGAATGCTATAGAATGTTTTTATCATATACATGTATATAACATACATTATATGCTTAATAGTTTAAAGTATAAATAATAAATTTATTGAAAATTATTAAAATAGCTAAATTAATTATATTTGCAGGATGCCAGTTATTAAAGTAGAAAACATAAGCAAGAAATACAGAATAGGATTAAATAAGCAAAAGTATTCAGCAAAAAGTAATCTCATTCGTACTTTAACATCACCATTCAATTATCTTTTTGATACATTAAGACCGTTAAAAGAAGAAGAAATATTCTGGGCATTGAAAGACATTAGTTTCGATGTACAGCAAGGCGATGTTATAGGTATTATAGGAAAAAACGGAGCAGGCAAAAGCACTTTATTAAAAATACTTTCCAAAATAACGGAACCCACATCGGGAAGAGTATTAACAAGAGGCAGAGTAGGTTCATTGCTCGAAGTTGGTACAGGTTTTCATCCTGAATTAACCGGCAAAGAAAATATTTACCTGAATGGTACAATTCTTGGAATGACAAAAAAAGAAATAACTAAAAAATTTGATGAAATAGTGGATTTTTCGGGAGTAGAAAAATTTCTTAACACTCCCGTAAAACGATATTCAAGCGGAATGTATGTAAGATTGGCATTTGCCGTTGCAGCTCATCTTGAACTGGAGATATTGGTGATAGATGAAGTTCTTTCAGTGGGGGATGCTGAATTTCAAAAAAAATGTTTGGGTAAAATGAGTAATGTTGCAAAGGAAGGAAGGACGGTTTTGTTTGTTAGTCATAATATGACTGCCATACAAAGTTTATGTGAAAAATGCATTTTATTATCTGATGGTACCATTAAAAGTATTGGCGACACGGCTTCTGTAATTAATACTTATTTGTCAAAAGCAATTGAAAATAATCCCGATAACTCATGGAACAATATCAAAGATGCCCCGGGTAATGATTTTATTAGGGTTAGAAAAACAAATGTTTTGAAAAATGATTCAAATGTAAGCAACACATGTATATATGTTTCATCACCTGTTAAAATCGAAATAGAATTCTGGAATTTGCTTGAAAATAAAATAAATATTAGTTTAATGTTATTTTCAGTTAGCGGTGTACTTATTTTTAATGTTGCATCAAAATCCGAAAAATTAGATAAAGGACTATATAAAGCAATTTGCTACATACCCGAGAATTTTTTAAATGATGACAAATATTACATAAGTAATATGTATGTTAAGGATGATTCAACATGTTTGTTTTATCATGAAGAAGCTGCATTTTTCGAAGTACATGATGAATCAAGAAAAGATACCGCTTGGTTTGGAAAGTGGCAAGGTGCTGTCAGACCTACTTTTCTAAAATGGGATTATTTTAAGGTTAACAATTAAAGAATAAAAACATGCAATTCTTAAAAAAAGTAATTCCTGTTTCAATAAAAAACATTTCAAAAAAGAAAATTATTAACTTAGAGAAATTTCCAAAAAATACTCAGCAAAATGATAGTATAAATGCTTATTATTGTCCTGCTTGTGGTAATTCCATAAATATTTTTAATCGTTTTCCACAATGGCATTTAGATGAATTAGATGAAAATAATTTCATTCATTCTATTTATAACTTCGAAACACTTAACTTGAAAAATAGTTCTTGTCCTATATGCAATACAGGTGATAGCACAAGATTATACATGCTTTTTTTAAAATCTTTTTTTAATAAAATTGATACAAGTAAAATACACAAACTTATAGAATTTGCTCCTGTACCTGTTATTGCAAACTATTTGAAAACCCTTAAATTTATTGAATATAGAAGTGCTGATTTAAACGATAAAAATGTTAATGACACTGTTGATTTAACTGATATGAGAATATATGATGATTGTTCTTATAATATATTTATTTGCACTCATGTTTTGGAACACATAGCTGACGATATAAAAGCAATGAAAGAACTTTACAGGATTTTAAAACCAGGCGGATGGGGAATTATAAATGTGCCTATATTGCTAACTTTAACGGAAGATTACGAAAATCACAACATTACATCAGAAAATGAACGGTTGAAACATTTTGGACAGAAAGACCATGTAAGAATATATTCAAAAAATGGATTTGTAAAGAAGCTCAACTTTGCTGGTTTTAAAGTTAAACAATACGGAATGGATTATTTCGGAACAGATGTATTT
Coding sequences within it:
- a CDS encoding glycosyltransferase; amino-acid sequence: MNICIATSSFPINRKEIYHHYIEDLIKILLENTHTVTILTQDKKGEKENLFSNVEVIWFPWKMTEKNVLAEISLRKYKNIISTFSLLFNGIKYCRKLTKEKNIDIFICHWIIPSGFYVFIKNIFFARTPYILWSLGSDVYKYKNNIFTRMILKFIINNSKAVFADGYELCEIIKEISKKDCLFLPTFHEIEVPENIEHSENKEKQTTSFLYVGRLSHVKGIDILINAFKYLNKNHNPNFICNIVGDGELLQSLSEMVKHNNLENKIFFKGRIADNGKLSEFFLNADCVLLPSRSESIPIVLSEALQFNLPLIVTDVGDMGKIVNENNIGYVVPSPEHILFAEALARFIKNPVRLDKNKTNDITKKLLFKYNYQCLLDSLNLIEN
- a CDS encoding DegT/DnrJ/EryC1/StrS aminotransferase family protein — its product is MIPFSPPYIDDDIINEVVDTLKSGWITTGPKTKLFEKEITDYCGCKSTVCVNSATIGLELVLKWFGVTAGDEVIIPAYTYCATANAVVHCGAKPVMVDINKEDFNINAEKIADAITSRTKVIIPVDIGGLPCDYDEIYNVVNQKKILFKGSTEIQKQLGRILILSDAAHSFGAKYKGIISGALSDVTVFSFHAVKNLTTSEGGAITFNLPETFDNKAICDFFTILILHGQNKDALSRKKTSGWKYDVLFNGYKANMTDVHASIGLVQLKKYKYIIERRQFIFKQYSDALSLFPRFEIPIYKNYFIESSYHLYLLRILNITENMRDSIIESIFNKGVSVNVHFQPLPMLTVFKNNGYSINDFPVSYEAYSREISLPVHMNLSDSDVSKVIDVVFKSVHEIING
- a CDS encoding ATP-grasp domain-containing protein, which codes for MKILISDITSCKSIIIARFIKKNYNSLIYSFDYRKKSKFFHTKYVDHHYVINKNNYIDEIIEIIEKNKIDLFLPTNNNNLEIILKNFNGKPYFNFYGSFESFDLLNDKSKLYLIAEKLQIQQPEKFNNIHEAKIPFIIKPKKLSSSKGVKYILNEAHREKVLSEIENSDDYVIQQYIKGNGVGYSGFSKEGNIQMGYGHKRIIEYPITGGGSVFRESFYNDEIKEVSEKLLKYTSWSGFFMFEFKLSDDNQIYLIESNPRIWGGINQGLVNNINYFEPLLGKIDLPPHKKMIRTYFSPLIYFSFFHYIINLKLAPVFKFILHFNSNKPDVSFFNDPLGWVSLFLKYEKN
- a CDS encoding glycosyltransferase family 2 protein; the encoded protein is MLNNKTIAVIVPAYNEEKQISMVIETMPDFVDRIIVVNDCSKDNTADVVKSYFDKKENPECELKSRELKKENKYNRAEILQQEKILDAKNLFPESEVIFKNLDSRIILINYKKNQGNGKAIARGYLWALENRIDCTAVMDGDGQMDPNELIDICKPVIEENIDYVKGNRLIHRSAWLIMPKSRYIGNSILSIFTKIASGYWRVSDTQTGYTAMGLKALESIRLNEIYRSYGWPNDIMVKLNIAFCTLKEVEIKPVYNIGEKSKMKLIKVIPRISWLLFISFFKRLWIKYLFRDFHPLFILYHLGLILFLICIPYMLKIFKAVLFGYDISNLPILAFVFLFITGIQFLLFAMWMDIQDNERLYK
- a CDS encoding ABC transporter permease codes for the protein MLEKGQEYHVIERTKTLKIINIRELLDNGYLTYMLFVRDLKGKYKQTAFGPLWIIFSPIISTIIFSFLFQKLGNLSSDNVPYFLFTYLGFLIWTVFNRSVNASANGLKQESSLMSKVYIPRLIPVISGTMSGLVDFFVSFVIMFFFLWFYKISISINMIFLPLVIIVTIFCGWSMGLWFAGPSIKYRDISNLVSYLVSFLLYFSPVIYSSSELIMRIPPKWQILYFMNPFTFFVEAFRWCILGTPVHIGNNVYIAYAFLFILFFGGLINYNKWARTIVDIQ
- a CDS encoding FkbM family methyltransferase, producing the protein MALRIFEIQLKEHPNIAPIKVVTCKENLTLLNSYRQYFVKRNSIDISPTQGDVVLDCGSCIGDISLLFAGLVAMHGEVHMFDPIPLHARYCQLQSSLNPLLAHVLHINELSVSNRTFVTNGDKKDSDKIAPGGLAINSFASISIDDYANRNLNRVDFIKMDIEGAEMDAIEGAAKVIKEFKPRLAISAYHKTDDLWEIPIKLKSLNPSYELYFGHHSPVSWESVFYAVNH
- a CDS encoding polysaccharide ABC transporter ATP-binding protein, with the protein product MPVIKVENISKKYRIGLNKQKYSAKSNLIRTLTSPFNYLFDTLRPLKEEEIFWALKDISFDVQQGDVIGIIGKNGAGKSTLLKILSKITEPTSGRVLTRGRVGSLLEVGTGFHPELTGKENIYLNGTILGMTKKEITKKFDEIVDFSGVEKFLNTPVKRYSSGMYVRLAFAVAAHLELEILVIDEVLSVGDAEFQKKCLGKMSNVAKEGRTVLFVSHNMTAIQSLCEKCILLSDGTIKSIGDTASVINTYLSKAIENNPDNSWNNIKDAPGNDFIRVRKTNVLKNDSNVSNTCIYVSSPVKIEIEFWNLLENKINISLMLFSVSGVLIFNVASKSEKLDKGLYKAICYIPENFLNDDKYYISNMYVKDDSTCLFYHEEAAFFEVHDESRKDTAWFGKWQGAVRPTFLKWDYFKVNN
- a CDS encoding methyltransferase domain-containing protein: MQFLKKVIPVSIKNISKKKIINLEKFPKNTQQNDSINAYYCPACGNSINIFNRFPQWHLDELDENNFIHSIYNFETLNLKNSSCPICNTGDSTRLYMLFLKSFFNKIDTSKIHKLIEFAPVPVIANYLKTLKFIEYRSADLNDKNVNDTVDLTDMRIYDDCSYNIFICTHVLEHIADDIKAMKELYRILKPGGWGIINVPILLTLTEDYENHNITSENERLKHFGQKDHVRIYSKNGFVKKLNFAGFKVKQYGMDYFGTDVFEKCGIKKGSILYIVEK